From one Cynocephalus volans isolate mCynVol1 chromosome X, mCynVol1.pri, whole genome shotgun sequence genomic stretch:
- the CAPN6 gene encoding calpain-6, producing the protein MGPPLKLFKNQKYQELKQECIKDSRLFCDPTFLPENDSLFYNRLLPGKVIWKRPQDICDDPRLIVGNISNHQLIQGRLGHKPMVSAFSCLAVKESHWTKTIPNHKEQEWDPRKPDKYAGIFHFRFWHFGEWIEVVIDDLLPTINGDLVFSFSTSMNEFWNALLEKAYAKLLGCYEALDGLTITDIIVDFTGTLAETVDMQKGRYTELVEEKYKLFGELYKTFTKGGLICCSIESPSQEEQEVETDWGLLKGHTYTMTDIRKIRLGERLVEVFSAEKLYMVRLRNPLGRQEWSGPWSEISEEWQQLTVTDRKNLGLVMSDDGEFWMSLEDFCRNFHKLSVCRNVNNPVFGRKELESVLGCWTVDDDPLMNRSGGCYNNRDTFLQNPQYIFTVPEDGHKVIMSLQQKDLRTYRRMGRPDNYIIGFELFKVEMNRKFRLHHLYIQERAGTSTYIDTRTVFLSKYLKKGNYVLVPTMFQHGRTSEFLLRIFSEVPVQLRELTLDMPKMSCWNLARGYPKVVTQITVHSAEGLEKKYANETVNPYLVIKCGKEEVRSPVQKNTVHAIFDTQAIFYRRTTDIPIIIQVWNSRKFCDQFLGQVILDADPSDCRDVKSLYLRNKGGPTAKVKQGHISFKVISSDDLTEL; encoded by the exons ATGGGTCCTCCTCTTAAGCTCTTCAAAAACCAGAAGTACCAGGAACTGAAGCAGGAATGCATCAAAGATAGCAGACTTTTCTGTGACCCAACCTTTCTCCCTGAGAATGATTCTCTTTTCTACAACCGACTGCTTCCAGGGAAGGTGATTTGGAAACGTCCCCAG GACATCTGTGATGATCCCCGTCTGATCGTGGGCAACATCAGCAACCACCAGCTGATCCAGGGAAGACTGGGGCACAAGCCGATGGTCTCTGCATTTTCCTGTTTGGCTGTTAAGGAGTCTCACTGGACAAAG ACAATTCCCAACCATAAGGAACAGGAATGGGATCCTCGAAAACCAGATAAATATGCTGGGATATTTCACTTCCGTTTCTGGCATTTTGGAGAATGGATCGAGGTGGTGATTGATGACTTGCTGCCCACCATCAATGGAGACCTGGTCTTCTCCTTCTCCACCTCCATGAATGAGTTTTGGAATGCTCTACTGGAAAAAGCTTATGCAAA GCTGCTAGGCTGTTATGAGGCTCTGGATGGTTTGACTATCACTGATATCATCGTGGACTTCACGGGCACATTGGCTGAAACTGTTGACATGCAAAAGGGAAGATACACTGAACTTGTTGAGGAAAAGTACAAGCTGTTTGGAGAACTGTACAAAACATTTACCAAAGGAGGCCTGATCTGCTGTTCCATTGAG TCTCCCAGTCAGGAGGAACAAGAAGTTGAAACTGATTGGGGTCTCCTGAAAGGGCACACCTACACCATGACTGATATTCGAAAGATTCGTCTTGGAGAGAGGCTTGTGGAAGTTTTCAGTGCTGAGAAGCTGTATATGGTTCGCCTGAGGAACCCCTTGGGAAGACAGGAATGGAGTGGCCCCTGGAGTGAAAT TTCTGAAGAGTGGCAGCAACTGACTGTAACAGATCGCAAGAACCTGGGGCTTGTTATGTCTGATGATGGAGAGTTTTG gatgagcctggaggacttTTGCCGTAACTTTCACAAATTGAGTGTCTGCCGCAATGTGAACAACCCTGTTTTTGGACGCAAGGAGCTGGAATCAGTGCTGGGATGCTGGACCGTGGATGATGATCCTCTGATGAATCGCTCAGGAGGCTGCTATAACAATCGTGATACCTTTCTGCAGAATCCCCAG TATATCTTCACTGTGCCTGAGGATGGGCACAAGGTCATCATGTCACTGCAGCAGAAGGACCTGCGCACTTACCGCCGAATGGGAAGACCTGACAATTACATCATTGGCTTTGAGCTCTTCAAG GTGGAGATGAACCGCAAATTCCGCCTTCACCACCTCTACATTCAGGAGCGTGCTGGGACTTCCACCTATATTGACACCCGCACGGTGTTTCTGAGCAAGTACCTGAAGAAGGGCAACTATGTGCTTGTCCCAACCATGTTCCAGCATGGCCGCACCAGTGAGTTTCTCCTGAGAATCTTCTCTGAAGTGCCTGTCCAGCTCAG GGAACTGACTCTGGACATGCCCAAGATGTCCTGCTGGAACCTGGCTCGTGGCTACCCAAAGGTAGTTACTCAGATCACCGTTCACAGCGCCGAGGGCCTGGAGAAGAAGTATGCCAATGAAA CTGTAAACCCGTATTTGGTCATCAAgtgtggaaaggaggaagtccGCTCCCCTGTCCAGAAGAATACTGTTCATGCCATTTTTGACACCCAGGCCATTTTCTACAGAAGGACCACTGACATTCCTATTATAATACAG GTCTGGAACAGCCGAAAATTCTGTGATCAGTTCTTGGGGCAGGTCATTCTGGATGCTGACCCCAGTGACTGCCGTGACGTGAAGTCTCTGTACCTGCGTAACAAGGGTGGTCCAACTGCCAAAGTTAAGCAAGGCCACATCAGCTTCAAGGTTATTTCCAGTGATGATCTCACTGAGCTCTAA